The Myxococcales bacterium genome includes a region encoding these proteins:
- a CDS encoding pyruvate, phosphate dikinase, translated as MSDTDKPFDELVSSLQERAKELSCLYEVEEVLRQTDQSLAQMSEKIVPSLAAGMFYAEAAQARIVVENQVFQTPGFQDSPWKLTADLIVQNDRLGWIEVGYPREMPALDDGPFLREEKRLIDTVAQRLGQTILHKQLESLFRDMRTDQKDKEIERHNWQVVYDMLKLTDRDLLLKISRRMLNYLCYIGVEEARQLLGKLGWNFTETRGETQHDGVNRPIRIQPVEINLQLAEQIFVIAARRLSDDMIFAYFQKWIKENKVSFLLDVLEDNTSKLSDIAEAIVRFRESGFQESDLSRATIDAVHVSLIRRLFSRRLEFINIAKKHITLDTLYDLTQRFIYPPQSNGKLGGKAAGMSVAREIIRKNGDRLQALRQMKVPRTWYIPSDGIFDFLHHNHLEDLLEYKYHEIDQIRLEYPNLIQLFKNSSFSPEMIKGLAMALDDLGDRPLIVRSSSLLEDSQGAAFSGKYKSLFIANQGTKQERLQSLLDAIAEVYASTFGPDPIEYRAERGLLDFPEEMGIVIQEVVGDRVGPYLCPAFAGVAFSHNEFRWSPRIRRDDGLARLVPGLGTRAVDRVSNDYPVLIAPGQPGLRVNASIEETMQYAPRFVDAINLATRSIETVPLAELLHAHGGEYPRAKQIFSELKNGLLQPATGLIDFEGAQLVATFDGLVTRTSFIAELKILMDLLAHELGSPVDIEFAADGQDYYLLQCRAQSSLKHRLKVTLPHNIAAERLVFTADKYISDGFIPDITHIVYVDPEAYEALHNIEEMKAVGRAVGKLNTLLSKRRFILMGPGRWGSRGDVKLGVSVGYSDINNTAALIEIAFKKGDYLPDLSFGTHFFQDLVEASISYLPLYPDDPTVVFNRKFLLGGPNRLAEMLPEYTQLAHVLHVIDVPHSAGGQTMQLLMSGEEGKAIGMLGTLSGSSEYVLPEPSEDREEGGREQYWMWRLRMAEKIAATLDGAHFGVKAIYVFGSTKTATARPDSDIDLLLHVDANEQQMKALKAWLEGWSLCLGEINYLRTGYQTDRLLDLYFITDEDIRNEQTLALKINPRSDAVKPLPLLTRKE; from the coding sequence ATGAGCGATACCGACAAGCCGTTCGACGAACTGGTCTCCTCCCTGCAGGAACGCGCCAAGGAACTGAGCTGCCTTTACGAAGTCGAGGAGGTGCTGCGGCAGACGGACCAGTCGCTGGCGCAGATGAGCGAGAAAATCGTGCCGTCGCTGGCCGCCGGCATGTTCTACGCCGAAGCCGCCCAGGCGCGCATCGTGGTTGAAAATCAGGTTTTTCAAACCCCGGGCTTCCAGGATTCGCCATGGAAACTGACCGCCGACCTGATCGTGCAGAACGACCGGCTCGGCTGGATCGAGGTCGGCTATCCGCGCGAAATGCCGGCGTTGGACGACGGACCGTTTCTGCGCGAGGAAAAACGGCTGATCGACACCGTGGCGCAACGGCTCGGTCAGACCATCCTGCACAAGCAGCTCGAATCCCTCTTCCGGGACATGCGGACCGATCAGAAGGACAAGGAGATCGAGCGCCACAACTGGCAGGTCGTGTACGACATGCTCAAGCTGACCGATCGCGACCTGCTGCTGAAAATCTCACGCCGCATGCTCAACTACCTGTGCTACATCGGCGTCGAGGAAGCGCGCCAACTGCTGGGCAAATTGGGCTGGAATTTCACCGAGACCCGGGGAGAAACCCAGCACGACGGCGTCAACCGGCCGATCCGCATCCAGCCGGTCGAAATCAACCTGCAACTCGCCGAACAGATTTTCGTCATCGCCGCGCGCCGCCTCAGCGACGACATGATCTTCGCCTACTTCCAGAAGTGGATCAAAGAAAACAAGGTCAGCTTCCTGCTCGACGTGCTCGAGGACAACACCTCGAAGCTGTCGGACATCGCCGAGGCCATCGTCCGCTTCCGCGAATCGGGCTTTCAGGAAAGCGACCTGTCGCGCGCCACGATCGACGCGGTCCACGTCAGCCTGATCCGCCGGTTATTCAGCCGCCGCCTCGAATTCATCAACATCGCCAAAAAGCACATCACGCTCGACACGCTGTACGACCTGACCCAGCGGTTCATTTACCCGCCGCAGAGCAACGGCAAGCTGGGCGGCAAGGCGGCGGGCATGTCGGTCGCCAGGGAAATCATCCGCAAAAACGGCGACCGGCTGCAGGCGCTGCGCCAGATGAAGGTGCCGCGCACCTGGTACATCCCCTCCGACGGCATCTTCGACTTCCTGCACCACAACCACCTGGAGGATCTGCTCGAGTACAAGTACCACGAGATCGACCAGATCCGGCTGGAGTATCCCAACCTCATCCAGCTTTTCAAGAATTCGTCCTTCTCGCCGGAGATGATCAAGGGCCTGGCGATGGCCCTGGACGACCTGGGTGACCGGCCGCTGATCGTCCGCAGCAGTTCGCTGCTCGAGGACAGCCAGGGCGCGGCGTTTTCCGGCAAATACAAGAGCCTGTTCATCGCCAACCAGGGTACCAAGCAGGAGCGGTTGCAATCGCTGCTCGACGCCATCGCCGAGGTCTACGCCTCGACGTTCGGGCCGGACCCGATCGAGTACCGGGCCGAGCGCGGCCTGCTCGATTTTCCCGAGGAAATGGGCATCGTCATTCAGGAGGTCGTCGGCGACCGCGTCGGCCCCTACCTGTGCCCGGCCTTCGCCGGCGTCGCTTTCAGCCACAACGAGTTTCGCTGGTCGCCGCGCATCCGCCGCGACGACGGCCTGGCACGGCTGGTGCCGGGGCTCGGCACGCGGGCCGTGGACCGGGTGAGCAACGACTATCCGGTACTCATCGCGCCGGGTCAGCCGGGCTTGCGGGTCAATGCCTCGATCGAAGAGACGATGCAGTACGCACCGCGCTTCGTCGACGCGATCAATCTCGCGACGCGCTCGATCGAAACCGTGCCGCTGGCCGAGTTGCTGCACGCCCACGGCGGCGAATATCCCCGCGCCAAGCAGATTTTCTCGGAATTGAAAAACGGTCTGTTGCAACCCGCGACGGGCCTGATCGACTTCGAGGGCGCCCAACTGGTGGCGACCTTCGACGGCCTGGTCACACGCACCTCGTTCATCGCCGAACTGAAGATCCTGATGGACCTGTTGGCGCACGAACTCGGCTCCCCGGTGGATATCGAGTTCGCCGCGGACGGCCAAGATTATTACCTGCTGCAATGCCGGGCTCAGAGCAGCCTCAAGCACCGCCTGAAAGTGACCCTGCCCCACAACATCGCGGCCGAGCGACTGGTCTTCACCGCCGACAAATACATCTCCGACGGGTTCATCCCCGACATCACCCACATTGTCTACGTCGACCCCGAGGCTTACGAAGCGTTGCACAACATCGAGGAAATGAAGGCCGTGGGCCGCGCGGTCGGCAAGCTCAACACCCTGCTGTCCAAGCGCCGGTTCATTCTGATGGGCCCCGGCCGCTGGGGCAGCCGCGGCGACGTCAAGCTGGGCGTCAGCGTCGGCTATTCCGACATCAACAACACCGCCGCGCTGATCGAGATCGCCTTTAAGAAAGGCGACTACCTCCCCGATCTGTCGTTTGGCACCCACTTTTTCCAGGATCTGGTGGAAGCCTCGATCAGCTATCTGCCGCTCTATCCCGACGATCCGACGGTCGTCTTCAACCGCAAGTTCCTGCTCGGCGGCCCCAACCGCCTGGCCGAAATGCTGCCCGAGTACACCCAGTTGGCGCACGTTTTACACGTCATCGACGTGCCGCACAGCGCCGGCGGACAGACCATGCAGCTATTGATGAGCGGCGAGGAAGGCAAGGCCATCGGCATGCTGGGCACTCTTTCGGGAAGTTCCGAATATGTGCTGCCCGAGCCCAGCGAGGACCGCGAAGAAGGCGGTCGTGAACAATACTGGATGTGGCGGCTGCGCATGGCCGAGAAAATCGCCGCGACCCTCGACGGCGCGCATTTCGGCGTCAAGGCGATCTACGTTTTCGGCAGCACCAAAACCGCGACCGCCCGGCCCGACAGCGATATCGATCTCTTGTTGCACGTCGACGCCAACGAACAACAGATGAAAGCGCTCAAAGCCTGGCTCGAAGGCTGGAGCCTCTGCCTGGGCGAAATCAACTACCTGCGCACCGGCTATCAGACGGACCGCTTGCTCGACCTGTATTTCATCACCGACGAGGACATCCGCAACGAACAAACCCTCGCGCTGAAAATCAATCCGCGCAGCGATGCGGTCAAACCCTTGCCGTTGCTGACGCGGAAAGAGTAG
- the pyrE gene encoding orotate phosphoribosyltransferase — protein sequence MDKRQRLIEILHERSFRTGHFVLTSGKTSNYYIDVRTTSTHHEGSALIGDLLIELLKELGGADAIAGMELGAVPVVMGAVARSYDAKMPVCGILVRKEAKGHGAGKRVEGIIRPGMRVLIVDDVVTTAGSTIKTIDAVLAEIPEVKIVGVAAVVDRNEGGREALADRGYALKSLVNVKELFALGERPA from the coding sequence ATGGACAAGCGGCAACGGCTCATCGAAATCTTGCACGAACGCTCCTTTCGCACCGGCCATTTCGTGCTGACCAGCGGCAAAACCAGCAACTACTACATCGATGTGCGCACCACCTCGACGCACCACGAGGGCTCGGCCCTGATCGGCGACCTGTTGATCGAACTGCTCAAGGAACTGGGCGGCGCCGACGCCATCGCCGGCATGGAACTGGGCGCGGTGCCGGTCGTGATGGGCGCGGTCGCCCGGTCATACGACGCGAAAATGCCGGTTTGCGGCATCCTCGTGCGCAAGGAAGCCAAAGGGCACGGCGCGGGGAAACGCGTCGAAGGGATCATCCGCCCCGGCATGCGCGTGCTCATCGTCGACGACGTGGTGACCACCGCCGGTTCAACCATTAAAACCATCGACGCGGTCCTGGCGGAAATTCCCGAAGTGAAAATCGTCGGCGTGGCGGCGGTGGTGGATCGCAACGAAGGCGGCCGCGAAGCCCTGGCGGATCGCGGCTACGCACTGAAAAGCCTGGTCAACGTGAAGGAATTGTTCGCGCTCGGCGAACGTCCCGCCTGA
- a CDS encoding nitrous oxide-stimulated promoter family protein, with amino-acid sequence MRAAKTVEKDQRILRRFVGIYCRAKHGGAKNELCRDCADLLAYALRRLEACPLDPKPSCKKCPVHCYRAAERKKMREVMRFSGMQLIKHGRLDWLARYFF; translated from the coding sequence ATGCGGGCCGCGAAAACCGTCGAAAAGGACCAGCGGATTTTGCGTCGGTTCGTCGGTATCTACTGCCGCGCCAAGCACGGCGGCGCGAAAAATGAACTGTGCCGCGATTGCGCGGACTTGCTCGCTTACGCCTTGCGGCGGCTGGAAGCCTGCCCGCTGGATCCGAAACCGTCCTGCAAGAAATGCCCGGTCCATTGTTACCGCGCGGCCGAGCGGAAAAAGATGCGGGAGGTCATGCGATTCTCGGGGATGCAGCTCATCAAGCATGGCCGGCTGGACTGGCTGGCCCGATATTTTTTCTGA
- a CDS encoding aspartate 1-decarboxylase, with product MRRTMLKSKIHRATVTQADLHYEGSVTIDDLLLRAADIIPNEKVSIWNITNGSRFDTYALRGQAGSGVVCVNGAAARLVSPGDLVIIASYVEMDEQEAHQWEPHLVFVDERNRIKADAKTVRLA from the coding sequence ATGCGCCGCACCATGCTTAAGTCGAAAATCCATCGCGCCACGGTGACTCAAGCCGACTTGCATTACGAGGGTTCCGTTACGATCGACGACCTGCTGCTTCGCGCCGCCGACATCATCCCCAACGAGAAGGTCTCGATCTGGAACATCACCAACGGCTCCCGCTTCGACACCTACGCCCTGCGCGGCCAGGCCGGCAGCGGGGTCGTGTGCGTCAACGGCGCGGCCGCCCGCCTGGTTTCGCCGGGCGATCTGGTGATCATCGCCAGCTACGTGGAGATGGACGAGCAGGAAGCCCATCAGTGGGAACCGCACCTCGTGTTTGTCGACGAACGCAACCGCATCAAGGCCGATGCCAAAACCGTGCGCCTGGCGTAA
- the hcp gene encoding hydroxylamine reductase, which yields MFCYQCEQTAKGSGCTVSGVCGKDPQTAALQDLLVHLTKGVAQYAHRARQLGRKNPAVDSFLLDALFTTVTNVNFDPARLEVLLKEAVAVRQQAREDYEAACRAAGKPAEALTGPAVYQLAADREGMIGQGVAVGIVGRQADFGADLAGLQELLTYGLKGTAAYAHHAAILGLTDDRIFAFFHEALAALTNPRPTVEELLGYNLRCGEVNLWTMELLDKAHTTTFGHPAPTPVRITPVKGKAILVSGHDLRDLEELLKQTAGTGIHVYTHGEMLPAHGYPQLKKYPHLAGNYGGAWQDQQAEFAAFPGAILMTTNCIQKPRDTYESRIFTSGLVAWPGVRHIEGHNYKPVIDAALAAPGFLTDEPEKTILVGFGHHAVLGVADQVVAAVKSGAIKHFYLIGGCDGAKSGRNYYTDFAQAVPADSLILTLACGKYRFNKHDFGTIGGLPRLLDIGQCNDAYSAIRIAVALAEAFGTDVNGLPLSFILSWYEQKAVCILLTLLHLGIRNMRLGPSLPAFVTPAVLQVLVDKFNIMPTTTAAADLAATRAN from the coding sequence ATGTTCTGTTATCAATGCGAACAAACCGCCAAGGGATCCGGGTGCACGGTGAGCGGCGTCTGCGGCAAGGATCCGCAAACCGCCGCCCTGCAGGATTTGCTGGTCCACCTGACCAAGGGCGTCGCCCAGTACGCGCATCGCGCCCGGCAACTGGGCCGGAAAAATCCGGCGGTCGATTCCTTCCTTCTCGACGCCCTGTTTACCACGGTGACCAACGTGAATTTCGATCCCGCCCGGCTCGAGGTGCTGCTTAAAGAAGCCGTGGCCGTCCGGCAACAGGCGCGCGAGGACTACGAGGCGGCCTGCCGCGCGGCGGGAAAACCCGCGGAAGCGCTGACCGGTCCGGCGGTTTATCAACTCGCCGCCGATCGCGAGGGCATGATCGGCCAGGGCGTCGCTGTCGGCATCGTCGGCCGGCAGGCGGATTTCGGCGCCGATCTCGCGGGCCTGCAGGAATTATTGACCTACGGCCTCAAGGGCACGGCCGCCTATGCGCACCACGCCGCGATTCTCGGCCTGACCGACGACCGCATCTTCGCGTTTTTCCACGAAGCGCTGGCGGCGTTGACCAATCCGCGGCCGACCGTTGAGGAATTGCTCGGCTACAACCTGCGGTGCGGCGAGGTGAATCTGTGGACGATGGAACTGCTCGACAAGGCCCACACCACCACCTTCGGCCATCCGGCGCCGACGCCGGTCCGCATCACGCCGGTCAAGGGCAAAGCGATTCTGGTCAGCGGCCACGATCTGCGCGACCTGGAGGAACTGCTCAAGCAGACCGCCGGCACGGGGATCCACGTTTACACCCACGGCGAGATGCTGCCGGCCCACGGCTATCCGCAACTGAAAAAGTACCCGCACCTCGCCGGCAATTACGGCGGCGCCTGGCAGGATCAGCAGGCGGAATTCGCGGCCTTCCCCGGCGCGATCCTGATGACCACCAATTGCATCCAGAAACCGCGGGACACTTATGAATCCCGGATTTTCACCAGCGGTCTGGTCGCCTGGCCCGGCGTTCGGCACATCGAGGGCCACAACTACAAACCGGTGATCGACGCCGCCCTGGCCGCGCCGGGTTTCCTCACCGACGAACCGGAAAAGACGATCCTCGTCGGCTTCGGCCATCACGCGGTGCTGGGCGTCGCCGACCAGGTGGTGGCGGCGGTGAAGAGCGGCGCGATCAAGCACTTCTACCTGATCGGCGGTTGCGACGGCGCCAAGAGCGGCCGCAATTACTACACCGACTTCGCCCAGGCCGTGCCGGCCGATTCGCTGATCCTCACCCTGGCTTGCGGCAAGTATCGCTTCAACAAGCACGATTTCGGCACGATCGGCGGCCTGCCGCGCCTGTTGGACATCGGCCAATGCAACGACGCCTATTCGGCGATCCGGATCGCGGTGGCGCTGGCGGAGGCTTTCGGCACCGATGTGAACGGCCTGCCGCTTTCCTTCATTCTCTCGTGGTACGAACAGAAGGCGGTCTGCATCCTGCTGACGCTGCTGCACCTGGGCATCCGCAACATGCGGCTCGGCCCGAGCCTGCCGGCGTTCGTCACCCCGGCGGTGCTGCAGGTGCTGGTCGATAAATTCAACATCATGCCGACCACGACGGCGGCCGCCGATCTGGCCGCCACGCGGGCGAACTGA
- a CDS encoding Rrf2 family transcriptional regulator, which translates to MPDIFRVSEAASLALHAMVYLAAFPEEKITTQTIAGALKASEHHLAKVMQRLVHAGLIRSTRGPAGGFQLNKSDREINLLEIYEAVDGPLEPRSCLLGSVPLCGGDRCFLGGLNVSVHQMVKNHFADTRLTSLTRIFGEKK; encoded by the coding sequence ATGCCGGACATTTTTCGCGTTTCCGAAGCCGCTTCGCTGGCGCTGCACGCCATGGTTTACCTGGCGGCTTTTCCGGAGGAAAAGATCACCACGCAAACCATCGCCGGCGCGCTTAAGGCCTCGGAGCACCACCTGGCCAAGGTCATGCAGCGGCTGGTTCACGCGGGCCTGATTCGTTCGACCCGCGGCCCGGCCGGCGGCTTTCAACTCAATAAAAGCGACCGCGAAATCAATCTGCTGGAAATCTACGAGGCGGTCGACGGCCCCCTCGAGCCGCGTTCCTGCCTCCTCGGTTCGGTGCCGCTGTGCGGCGGCGACCGATGCTTCCTGGGCGGGCTCAACGTTTCGGTTCATCAAATGGTGAAAAACCACTTCGCCGACACCCGGTTGACCAGTCTGACCCGAATTTTCGGAGAAAAAAAATGA
- a CDS encoding deoxynucleoside kinase, which translates to MDTPRHIAVEGPIGVGKTSLVRLLAERLNARPLYEQPAENPFLDKFYRDRRRYAFQTQLFFLISRYRQLRELQQQDLFARSTVSDYLFAKDRIFAYLNLSDDELRLYEQLYDLLAPEVIRPDLVIYLVAEPHILMERVRHRNHEYERPITVDYLKELTAAYSRFFFAYDESPLLVVNTTDIDFVHNPDDFEALVEQVLTHRRGTKQFIPLGSG; encoded by the coding sequence CTGGACACGCCGCGGCATATCGCGGTGGAAGGTCCGATCGGAGTGGGCAAGACGAGCCTGGTGCGGCTGCTGGCCGAACGGCTGAACGCGCGCCCGCTCTACGAGCAGCCCGCCGAGAACCCGTTCCTCGACAAGTTCTATCGCGACCGCCGGCGGTATGCCTTCCAAACCCAGTTGTTCTTCCTGATCAGCCGTTACCGGCAACTGCGCGAATTGCAACAACAAGACCTTTTCGCCCGCAGCACGGTCAGCGACTACCTATTTGCCAAAGACCGCATTTTCGCGTATCTTAATCTGTCGGACGACGAGCTGCGCCTTTACGAGCAGCTTTACGATCTTTTAGCACCGGAAGTGATCCGCCCCGACCTGGTGATTTACCTGGTCGCGGAGCCGCACATCCTCATGGAGCGGGTTCGACACCGCAACCACGAATACGAGCGGCCGATTACCGTGGACTACTTGAAGGAGCTGACCGCCGCGTACAGCAGATTCTTCTTTGCGTACGACGAAAGCCCGCTCCTGGTCGTCAACACGACGGACATCGACTTTGTCCACAACCCGGATGACTTCGAGGCGCTGGTGGAACAGGTACTGACCCACCGGCGCGGAACGAAACAGTTTATCCCGCTTGGATCCGGCTGA
- a CDS encoding 4Fe-4S binding protein, which produces MKRPLIRIDEEKCTGCGDCVTACQEGAIAVIDGKARLVRDIFCDGLGACLGHCPTGALTIEEVDADPFDEEAVAEHLAAPAPQPAAPAHFGGCPGSAIRRLSPASAPGPDFTATGPSALGHWPVQLRLVPPTAPFLQQADLLLCADCVPFALAGFHQRYLNGRAVLVGCPKLDDLAHYQEKLTAILSLARPHSLTVLRMEVPCCGGLAYAALNARDAAGVALPVEIHTVSIDGLIRQRETVPPRPAVSQKSTA; this is translated from the coding sequence ATCAAACGACCGCTCATTCGCATCGACGAAGAAAAGTGCACCGGCTGCGGCGACTGCGTCACCGCCTGCCAAGAAGGCGCCATCGCCGTCATCGACGGCAAGGCCAGGCTGGTTCGCGATATCTTCTGCGACGGTCTCGGCGCCTGCCTGGGGCACTGCCCGACCGGCGCCCTGACGATCGAGGAAGTGGATGCCGATCCCTTCGACGAGGAAGCCGTCGCCGAACATCTGGCCGCTCCCGCCCCTCAACCGGCGGCGCCCGCCCATTTCGGCGGCTGCCCCGGATCGGCGATTCGCCGACTGTCACCCGCCTCGGCGCCCGGCCCGGACTTCACGGCCACCGGCCCTTCAGCGCTGGGGCATTGGCCGGTGCAGCTCAGGCTGGTTCCGCCCACCGCACCGTTTTTGCAGCAGGCCGACCTGTTGCTTTGCGCCGATTGCGTGCCGTTCGCCCTGGCCGGTTTTCACCAGCGCTACCTGAACGGCCGCGCGGTGCTCGTCGGCTGCCCGAAGCTGGACGACCTGGCGCACTACCAGGAAAAACTGACCGCGATTCTGAGCCTGGCCAGACCGCACAGTCTGACCGTCCTGCGCATGGAAGTGCCCTGCTGCGGCGGTTTGGCTTACGCGGCCCTGAACGCCCGCGACGCCGCCGGCGTCGCTCTGCCGGTGGAGATCCACACCGTCAGCATCGACGGCCTGATCCGGCAACGCGAAACCGTACCGCCGCGCCCGGCGGTTTCGCAAAAAAGCACGGCTTAG
- a CDS encoding pantoate--beta-alanine ligase produces MKIIERIAEMKAWSLARRREGRTIGFVPTMGYLHEGHLSLVRLALETADTAVMSIFVNPTQFGPTEDFARYPRDLERDAALAESVGVDVIFHPTPAEMYPAGFETTIRVPRTAGPLCGVSRPDHFAGVATVCCKLFNIVQPHLAVFGEKDYQQLLVIRRLVADLDLNLEIVPGPTFREPDGLAMSSRNKYLSPEERARAVVLHQSLNQAEEWVNNPETNRDSLLRSVRARIENTPPARVDYIELRRLPDLADAAEHPQGDHLLALAVFFGKTRLIDNRVLHFAAEGKE; encoded by the coding sequence ATGAAAATCATCGAACGCATCGCCGAAATGAAGGCCTGGTCGCTGGCGCGGCGCCGCGAGGGGCGGACGATCGGTTTCGTGCCGACGATGGGTTACCTGCACGAGGGGCATCTGTCGCTGGTGCGCCTGGCCCTCGAAACGGCCGACACCGCGGTGATGAGCATCTTCGTCAACCCGACGCAGTTCGGCCCGACCGAAGATTTCGCGCGTTATCCGCGCGACCTCGAGCGCGACGCGGCGCTGGCCGAAAGCGTCGGCGTCGACGTCATCTTTCATCCGACGCCGGCGGAAATGTACCCCGCCGGATTCGAAACGACGATCCGGGTGCCGCGCACGGCCGGCCCGCTGTGCGGCGTCAGCCGGCCCGACCACTTCGCGGGCGTGGCGACGGTGTGCTGCAAGCTGTTCAACATCGTCCAGCCGCACCTGGCGGTCTTCGGCGAAAAGGACTACCAGCAGCTCCTGGTCATTCGGCGGCTGGTCGCCGACCTCGACCTGAACCTGGAAATCGTTCCCGGCCCCACGTTCCGCGAGCCCGACGGACTGGCGATGAGCAGCCGCAACAAGTACCTCTCACCAGAGGAGCGGGCCCGGGCCGTCGTTTTGCACCAGTCGTTGAATCAAGCCGAGGAATGGGTTAATAACCCGGAAACAAATCGCGATTCTCTGCTCCGCTCCGTTCGCGCGAGGATCGAAAATACGCCACCGGCCCGGGTCGATTACATCGAACTGCGCCGGCTGCCCGATCTGGCGGATGCCGCCGAACACCCCCAAGGCGACCACCTGCTCGCCCTGGCGGTGTTTTTCGGCAAAACCCGCCTGATCGACAATCGGGTGTTGCACTTCGCAGCCGAAGGAAAGGAATAG
- a CDS encoding acyl-CoA thioesterase, translating into MAGYFQGCHTVVVIPLAWGEMDAFQHLNNIIYFRYFETARIAFFEKMKMTKKGLPHGVGPILASTGCRFKAPLAYPDTLYVGVRVLEIGADRFKLEHLVVSEKLQKVAAVGEVVVVSYDYSAQAKTGLPESWRRCLEKAKH; encoded by the coding sequence ATGGCCGGCTATTTTCAAGGATGCCATACGGTGGTCGTCATTCCCCTGGCCTGGGGCGAGATGGACGCCTTTCAGCACTTGAACAACATCATTTACTTCCGCTACTTCGAAACGGCGCGCATTGCATTTTTTGAAAAAATGAAAATGACGAAAAAAGGTTTGCCGCACGGCGTCGGGCCGATCCTGGCTTCGACCGGTTGCCGATTCAAAGCGCCGCTGGCCTATCCCGACACGCTATACGTCGGCGTGCGCGTCCTGGAGATCGGCGCGGATCGTTTCAAGCTGGAACATCTGGTCGTCAGCGAAAAGCTGCAAAAGGTGGCCGCCGTCGGCGAGGTCGTCGTCGTTTCTTACGATTATTCGGCCCAGGCCAAAACCGGTCTGCCGGAAAGCTGGCGCCGGTGCCTGGAAAAAGCGAAGCATTAA